A DNA window from Brachionichthys hirsutus isolate HB-005 chromosome 10, CSIRO-AGI_Bhir_v1, whole genome shotgun sequence contains the following coding sequences:
- the LOC137899977 gene encoding claudin-4-like, translating to MASFGLEVAGVTLSVLGWILSVISCALPMWRVSAFIGANIVTAQVFWEGLWMNCVFQSTGQMQCKFYDSMLALPQDLQAARALTVVSIIIGIIALLIAVMGAKCTNCIDDDGVKARVMAASGGAFIGAALAQLVPVSWSAHTIIVEFYSPIILSGQKMEIGAAMSMGMEIVGIALGVLGFIIAIVTCALPMWRVSAFIGANIITAQTIWEGLWMNCVTQSTGQMQCKVYDSLLALPQELQASRAMMIISIILGVLGVMISIVGAKCTNCIEEETAKAKVMIIAGIFFILGGLLVLIPASWTASVIVRDFYNPILSNSQRREIGASLYIGWAAAALLLIGGAMLCSSCPPKEQKYKPPRMAYSAPRSVSAGGGYDKRDYV from the exons ATGGCGTCGTTTGGGCTTGAGGTGGCGGGTGTCACTCTGTCAGTGCTCGGCTGGATACTGAGCGTGATCAGTTGTGCGTTGCCGATGTGGAGAGTCTCTGCCTTCATCGGCGCCAACATCGTCACCGCTCAGGTGTTCTGGGAGGGCCTATGGATGAATTGCGTGTTCCAGAGCACGGGCCAGATGCAGTGTAAGTTCTACGACTCCATGCTGGCTTTACCTCAGGATCTGCAGGCAGCCAGGGCACTCACCGTTGTCTCCATCATCATCGGGATAATAGCGCTTCTCATAGCTGTGATGGGAGCAAAGTGCACCAACTGCATCGACGATGATGGGGTTAAAGCCAGGGTGATGGCCGCCTCTGGCGGGGCGTTCATCGGAGCGGCGCTGGCCCAGCTGGTGCCGGTTTCCTGGTCAGCACACACCATCATAGTTGAGTTTTACAGTCCAATCATCCTCTCTGGTCAGAAGATGGAGATCGGGGCAGC CATGTCGATGGGCATGGAGATCGTGGGCATCGCCCTCGGAGTGCTTGGATTCATCATTGCAATAGTGACGTGCGCCCTGCCGATGTGGAGGGTGTCGGCCTTTATTGGAGCCAACATCATCACGGCTCAAACCATCTGGGAGGGTCTGTGGATGAACTGCGTCACTCAGAGTACGGGTCAGATGCAGTGCAAGGTCTACGACTCCCTGCTGGCTCTACCACAGGAGCTACAGGCCTCCAGAGCGATGATGATCATCTCCATCATACTCGGGGTGCTGGGGGTCATGATCTCCATTGTCGGAGCCAAGTGCACAAACTGCATTGAAGAGGAGACAGCCAAGGCCAAAGTGATGATCATTGCAGGAATCTTCTTCATCCTTGGAGGCCTCTTGGTCCTCATCCCTGCCTCCTGGACCGCCAGTGTCATTGTCCGGGATTTCTACAACCCCATTCTGAGCAATTCTCAGCGGAGGGAGATCGGGGCATCGCTCTACATTGGATGGGCAGCAGCTGCCCTGTTACTGATTGGTGGGGCCATGTTGTGCAGCAGCTGCCCCCCAAAGGAGCAAAAGTACAAGCCACCTCGGATGGCCTACTCTGCCCCGCGCAGCGTCAGTGCAGGCGGAGGATACGATAAGAGAGACTATGTTTGA
- the LOC137900664 gene encoding sn-1-specific diacylglycerol lipase ABHD11-like produces MSVLCRLIRRGLPSGRPSCRSVPVRRDVCGEAPLVRAASSSSPVTLTYDVFDGKGGSTPLVFLHGLFGSKSNFHSIAKSLVQRTGRKVLTVDARNHGSSPHTPALTYEAMSNDLKHLLAQLRIEKCVLIGHSMGGKTAMMTALTQPGLVERLVVVDISPTQSSTRTNFHSYIQAMQEVKISSDIPRSTARRMAEDQLRGLVKERSVRQFLLTNLVEQNGHYAWRINLEAISAHLDNIMRFPSFDTVFEGPTLFLGGASSAYISSDDYPEIQRLFPYADIQYIPDASHWIHADKPLDFISSIISFLQS; encoded by the exons ATGAGTGTTTTGTGTCGTTTGATCCGGAGAGGCCTCCCGAGCGGCCGGCCGTCGTGTCGATCGGTCCCCGTGCGGCGGGATGTGTGTGGTGAGGCTCCCCTGGTCCGAGCAGCTAGTTCATCCAG CCCAGTCACCTTGACCTATGATGTCTTCGACGGGAAGGGGGGGAGCACGCCCCTCGTGTTTCTCCATGGCCTTTTTGGCAGCAAATCTAACTTCCACTCGATAGCGAAGTCCTTGGTGCAGCGTACGGGCCGAAAG GTGCTGACTGTAGATGCCCGTAACCATGGCAGCAGCCCTCACACCCCAGCGTTGACCTATGAAGCGATGTCCAATGATTTAAAACACCTTCTCGCCCAGCTGCGTATTGAGAAGTGCGTCCTGATTGGCCACAGCATGGGAGGGAAGACGGCCATGATGACTGCCCTGACACAG CCGGGCTTAGTGGAAAGGTTGGTGGTGGTGGACATCAGTCCGACGCAGTCATCAACGCGCACCAACTTCCACTCTTACATTCAGGCCATGCAGGAGGTAAAGATCTCCAGTGACATCCCGCGTTCCACTGCCAGGCGGATGGCTGAGGATCAGCTGCGTGGTTTGGTAAAG GAGCGCTCGGTGCGTCAGTTCCTGCTGACTAACCTGGTGGAGCAAAACGGCCATTATGCCTGGAGGATCAATTTGGAAGCAATCTCGGCACACCTCGACAACATCATGCGATTCCCCAGCTTTGACACCGTATTTGAGGGGCCTACTTTGTTTTTGGGTGGAGCCAGTTCTGCTTACATCAg CTCTGATGATTACCCAGAAATCCAGAGGTTGTTCCCCTACGCTGACATCCAGTATATCCCAGACGCGAGCCACTGGATCCACGCAGATAAACCCTTAGATTTCATCAGTTCCATCATCTCTTTCCTTCAGTCCTAG